In one Conger conger chromosome 5, fConCon1.1, whole genome shotgun sequence genomic region, the following are encoded:
- the LOC133128518 gene encoding regulator of G-protein signaling 13-like: MPSLIAAPLTESQELNMEREDKKRSRSLGKDFMCRMQCMFLHTSSIDRLTAEEMLLWSQSLEKLLQSKYGMATFHTFLKTEYSDENIEFWLRCEDYKKIRSSYRMNSKAKKIYEQYIQSKAPREINIDHHTREMIKMNVTAPTIFCFDEAQKIVYKLMERDSYPRFLRSDMYRNILDSTAADCNPRG; the protein is encoded by the exons ATGCCCAGCTTAATCGCCGCACCACTGACAGAGTCTCAGGAACTcaacatggagagagaggataAGAAAAGAAGCAGGAGTCT AGGAAAAGACTTCATGTGTCGTATGCAGTGCATGTTTTTGCACACATCAAGCATTGATAG ACTCACTGCAGAGGAAATGTTGCTGTGGTCTCAATCACTGGAGAAACTCCTTCAGTCCAAAT ATGGCATGGCTACATTTCACACCTTTCTGAAGACAGAATACAGTGATGAGAACATTGAATTCTGGCTGAGATGTGAGGATTACAAGAAAATCCGATCATCATACAGGATGAACTCCAAGGCAAAGAAGATATATGAACAGTACATTCAGTCCAAGGCACCGAGAGAG ATTAACATTGACCACCACACAAGGGAGATGATCAAAATGAACGTAACGGCACCCACCATCTTCTGCTTCGATGAGGCCCAGAAGATTGTATACAAACTGATGGAGCGGGATTCATACCCCAGGTTCCTCAGGTCTGACATGTACAGGAATATTTTAGACTCAACTGCAGCAGACTGCAACCCAAGGGGCTGA
- the LOC133128905 gene encoding regulator of G-protein signaling 21-like yields the protein MRTFCYSVHKVKGVTGLLKTLLVKDFNAIFKGRCCCYSKDPLDQVESWGESVDRLLECKSGQTAFREFLKTEFSEENILFWLACEEYKKIKSTDEMVATANRIYEEFVEVESPKQINIDCGTRENITKNISQPNLESFDKAQRLIYGLLQRDCYPRFLKSDIYQALLRRSQKR from the exons ATGAGGACTTTCT gttACAGTGTTCATAAGGTAAAAGGTGTAACAGGGTTGCTGAAGACGCTACTAGTGAAAGATTTCAATGCTATTTTCAAGGGTAGATGCTGCTGTTATTCCAAAGACCCGCTGGATCAGGTTGAGTCTTGGGGAGAGTCAGTGGACAGACTTCTGGAATGCAAAt CGGGTCAGACAGCTTTCAGGGAGTTCCTGAAGACAGAGTTCAGTGAGGAGAACATCCTGTTTTGGCTGGCATGTGAGGagtataagaaaataaaatcaacgGATGAGATGGTTGCCACGGCAAACAGAATCTACGAGGAGTTTGTTGAAGTCGAGTCTCCGAAACAG ATTAACATTGATTGTGGAACGAGAGAGaacatcacaaaaaatatttctcaaCCAAACCTTGAATCATTCGACAAGGCACAGCGATTAATATATGGCTTGCTGCAAAGGGACTGCTACCCACGATTCTTGAAATCTGACATCTACCAGGCACTTTTGAGAAGATCACAAAAGCGATGA